A genomic window from Pyxidicoccus trucidator includes:
- a CDS encoding NADH-quinone oxidoreductase subunit J: MNIELILFGAFALLTLLSAGMVIFARSPINSAMALVSTFFFLAGIYVLLWAHTVAVMQVLVYAGAIMVLFLFVIMLLNLGESPTRGRPTLARLAGGAATVGLLAVLSIAILKLPEGVADLGAGTKEQMAFGTMATMGWEIFTKWLFPFEAVSLLLLVAMVGSVVVAKSRI, from the coding sequence TTGAACATCGAGCTCATCCTCTTCGGGGCGTTCGCGCTCCTGACGCTGCTGTCGGCCGGCATGGTCATCTTCGCCCGGAGCCCCATCAACTCCGCCATGGCGCTGGTGTCCACGTTCTTCTTCCTGGCCGGCATCTACGTGCTGCTGTGGGCACACACCGTGGCGGTGATGCAGGTGCTCGTGTACGCGGGCGCCATCATGGTGCTGTTCCTCTTCGTCATCATGCTGCTCAACCTGGGCGAGTCGCCCACGCGCGGCCGGCCCACGCTGGCGCGCCTGGCGGGTGGCGCGGCCACGGTGGGCCTGCTGGCGGTGCTGTCCATTGCCATCCTGAAGCTGCCCGAGGGCGTGGCGGACCTGGGGGCCGGAACCAAGGAGCAAATGGCCTTCGGCACCATGGCCACCATGGGCTGGGAGATCTTCACCAAGTGGCTCTTCCCCTTTGAAGCGGTGAGCCTGCTGCTGCTGGTGGCCATGGTGGGCTCGGTGGTGGTGGCCAAGTCGCGAATCTGA
- the nuoE gene encoding complex I 24 kDa subunit family protein, whose amino-acid sequence MAEPLFTPEEQKKFDAGIAEIISHYPPDRKSAGMLPALRLLQDLKGWLPPEGLRLVAKKLEVTPERAMEVASFYVMYHLKKPGKYVIDVCTNLSCSLWGAEKMLAYLEEKLGLKAGEANEKFTLRETECLASCGTAPCLQINEDHHESLTKAKLDAILAKLS is encoded by the coding sequence ATGGCGGAGCCCCTGTTCACCCCTGAAGAGCAGAAGAAGTTCGACGCGGGAATCGCGGAGATCATCTCCCACTACCCCCCGGATCGCAAAAGCGCGGGCATGCTCCCCGCCTTGCGCCTGCTCCAGGATCTCAAGGGTTGGCTGCCGCCCGAGGGCCTCCGGCTCGTGGCGAAGAAGCTGGAAGTCACGCCCGAGCGCGCCATGGAAGTGGCGAGCTTCTACGTGATGTACCACCTGAAGAAGCCGGGCAAGTACGTCATCGACGTCTGCACCAACCTCTCCTGCTCGCTGTGGGGCGCGGAGAAGATGCTCGCCTACCTGGAGGAGAAGCTCGGCCTCAAGGCAGGTGAAGCCAACGAGAAGTTCACCTTGCGGGAGACCGAGTGCCTCGCCTCCTGCGGTACGGCGCCGTGCCTGCAAATCAATGAGGATCATCACGAGAGCCTCACCAAGGCGAAGCTGGACGCCATCCTCGCCAAGCTGAGCTGA
- a CDS encoding complex I subunit 4 family protein — translation MSFFDNHLLNLVVFLPLVFAALVLLLPGSEAGQIRTVTFIGMVVDLVFGVWAYMRYVPGGPEFQLEYRVPWFEMFGTSYHLGVDGLAVSLLLLTVFLGPLVVLASTTYISHRIKEFHLALLVLQTTMLGALVSLDVLLFYIFFEAMLIPMYLMVGVWGAEDRQMAAVKFFLYTLAGSLLMLVAIIAVYFISAPAGSRSFDYAAIYNGLLDANRQLSACSSGPEGACSSLTGLASTLHTWGPWLFGAFALAFAIKVPMWPVHTWLPDAHVQAPVAGSMILAGVMLKMGTFGFWRFAIPFFPVAAQHMRPFLAVLSVIGIVYGALMCLAQRDIKKLIAYSSVSHLGYCMLGILAITAEGATGSAYQMLNHGVSTGALFLLFGFLYERRHTRLMADFGGIAKVMPVFTASFLIITFSSVAVPGTNGFIGEFLVLLGTFKSDLGAAAGNPHLTAVFGAFATLGVILGAAYMLWMVQKVFFGGLTHRENQHLRDMNLREGLTVLPFVVLVLVMGLMPQPFLDRIAPSTDRFLARARVGTPGASVQDDQVRVEVMPLPPSTTAAAPFAPVPLAAVPSQRQ, via the coding sequence ATGAGCTTCTTCGACAACCACCTGCTCAACCTCGTCGTCTTCCTGCCGCTCGTCTTCGCGGCGCTGGTGCTGCTGCTGCCCGGGAGCGAGGCGGGACAGATTCGCACCGTCACCTTCATCGGCATGGTGGTGGACCTCGTCTTCGGGGTCTGGGCCTACATGCGCTACGTGCCGGGCGGGCCGGAGTTCCAGCTCGAGTACCGGGTGCCCTGGTTCGAGATGTTCGGGACCAGCTACCACCTCGGCGTGGACGGCCTGGCGGTGAGCCTGCTGCTGCTCACCGTGTTCCTGGGCCCCCTGGTAGTGCTGGCCTCCACCACGTACATCAGCCACCGCATCAAGGAGTTCCACCTGGCGCTGCTGGTGCTCCAGACGACGATGCTGGGCGCGCTGGTGTCGCTGGACGTGCTGCTCTTCTACATCTTCTTCGAGGCCATGCTCATCCCCATGTACCTCATGGTGGGTGTGTGGGGCGCCGAGGACCGGCAGATGGCGGCGGTGAAGTTCTTCCTCTACACGCTGGCCGGCTCGCTGCTGATGCTGGTGGCCATCATCGCCGTGTACTTCATCAGCGCGCCCGCGGGCAGCCGCTCGTTCGACTACGCCGCCATCTACAACGGGCTGCTGGACGCCAACCGCCAGCTGTCCGCGTGCTCGAGTGGACCGGAGGGGGCGTGCAGCTCGCTCACCGGCCTGGCCAGCACACTGCACACGTGGGGGCCGTGGCTGTTCGGCGCCTTCGCGCTGGCGTTCGCCATCAAGGTGCCGATGTGGCCGGTGCACACGTGGCTGCCGGACGCGCACGTGCAGGCGCCGGTGGCCGGCTCCATGATTCTGGCCGGCGTCATGCTGAAGATGGGCACCTTCGGCTTCTGGCGCTTCGCGATTCCCTTCTTCCCGGTGGCCGCGCAGCACATGCGGCCGTTCCTGGCGGTGCTGTCCGTCATCGGCATCGTCTACGGCGCGCTGATGTGCCTGGCGCAGCGGGACATCAAGAAGCTGATTGCGTACTCGTCCGTGAGCCACCTGGGCTACTGCATGCTGGGCATCCTCGCCATCACCGCCGAGGGCGCCACGGGCAGCGCGTACCAGATGCTCAACCACGGCGTGTCCACGGGCGCGCTGTTCCTCCTGTTCGGCTTCCTCTACGAGCGCCGCCACACGCGGCTCATGGCGGACTTCGGCGGCATCGCCAAGGTGATGCCGGTGTTCACCGCGTCGTTCCTCATCATCACCTTCTCGTCGGTGGCGGTGCCGGGCACCAACGGCTTCATCGGCGAGTTCCTGGTGCTGCTGGGCACCTTCAAGAGCGACCTCGGCGCGGCCGCCGGCAACCCGCACCTGACGGCGGTGTTCGGCGCCTTCGCCACGCTGGGCGTCATCCTCGGCGCGGCGTACATGCTGTGGATGGTGCAGAAGGTGTTCTTCGGGGGCCTCACCCACCGGGAGAACCAGCACCTGCGCGACATGAACCTGCGCGAGGGGCTCACGGTGCTGCCCTTCGTCGTCCTCGTCCTGGTGATGGGGCTGATGCCGCAGCCGTTCCTGGACCGCATCGCCCCGTCCACGGACCGCTTCCTCGCTCGCGC
- the nuoF gene encoding NADH-quinone oxidoreductase subunit NuoF, producing the protein MASTAKAIEPIISAAWGKPQSWTLDSYRKRGGYEALKRALEMQPAAIIDEVKKSNLRGRGGAGFPTGLKWSFVPKDSPKPKYLAVNGDESEPGTFKDRYILSDDPHMMLEGIAIASYALGVHTCYVYLRGEFKFQAERTQAAIDEAYKAGIFGKTLLGKDFELNCYVVRGAGAYICGEETALLESLEGKKGWPRLKPPFPAVVGLFGCPTVVNNVETLASVPAVFQKGADAYAKLGTDKSGGTRLVCLSGSVNRPGVYEVSMFTTLSELIYDDQYGRGLPAGRKVKAVIPGGSSAPVLGADELDVAMEFEALKVKQTMAGSGGVIVMDDATCMVRSLWRVARFYAEESCGQCTPCREGTPWQTRLLRKIEEGRGEPGDIDMLSNVASSIAPYPPIGLGNTICALGDAAALPTHSFLMRYRDEFEAHIREHRCPFGDKPWGSFGDWS; encoded by the coding sequence ATGGCCTCTACGGCAAAGGCGATTGAACCGATCATCTCGGCGGCCTGGGGCAAGCCGCAGTCCTGGACCCTGGACAGCTACCGCAAGCGCGGCGGCTACGAGGCGCTGAAGCGGGCGCTGGAGATGCAGCCGGCCGCCATCATCGACGAGGTGAAGAAGTCCAACCTCCGCGGGCGCGGCGGCGCGGGCTTCCCCACGGGCCTGAAGTGGAGCTTCGTCCCCAAGGACAGCCCCAAGCCCAAGTACCTCGCCGTCAATGGCGACGAGTCCGAGCCGGGCACCTTCAAGGACCGCTACATCCTCAGCGACGACCCGCACATGATGCTGGAGGGCATCGCCATCGCGTCCTACGCGCTGGGCGTGCACACCTGCTACGTGTACCTGCGGGGCGAGTTCAAGTTCCAGGCGGAGCGCACCCAGGCGGCCATCGACGAGGCCTACAAGGCCGGCATCTTCGGCAAGACGCTGCTGGGCAAGGACTTCGAGCTCAACTGCTACGTGGTGCGCGGCGCGGGTGCGTACATCTGCGGCGAGGAGACGGCGCTGCTGGAGAGCCTGGAGGGCAAGAAGGGCTGGCCCCGGCTGAAGCCCCCGTTCCCCGCGGTGGTGGGCCTGTTCGGCTGCCCCACGGTGGTGAACAACGTGGAGACGCTCGCCAGCGTGCCCGCCGTGTTCCAGAAGGGCGCGGACGCGTACGCGAAGCTGGGCACCGACAAGTCCGGTGGCACGCGCCTCGTCTGCCTCTCCGGTTCGGTGAACCGGCCGGGCGTGTACGAGGTGTCGATGTTCACCACCCTGTCCGAGCTCATCTACGACGACCAGTACGGCCGGGGACTTCCGGCGGGCCGCAAGGTGAAGGCGGTGATTCCGGGCGGCTCCTCGGCGCCGGTGCTGGGCGCGGACGAGCTGGACGTGGCCATGGAGTTCGAGGCCCTCAAGGTGAAGCAGACCATGGCGGGCTCCGGCGGCGTCATCGTCATGGACGACGCCACCTGCATGGTGCGCAGCCTGTGGCGCGTGGCGCGCTTCTACGCGGAAGAGTCCTGCGGCCAGTGCACGCCGTGCCGAGAGGGCACGCCGTGGCAGACGCGCCTGCTGCGCAAGATTGAAGAGGGCCGCGGCGAGCCGGGCGACATCGACATGCTGTCCAACGTCGCGTCCTCGATTGCCCCCTACCCGCCCATCGGCCTGGGCAACACCATCTGCGCGCTTGGCGACGCGGCCGCGCTGCCCACGCACTCGTTCCTCATGCGGTACCGGGACGAGTTCGAGGCGCACATCCGTGAGCACCGCTGCCCGTTCGGCGACAAGCCCTGGGGTTCGTTCGGAGACTGGTCTTGA
- the nuoK gene encoding NADH-quinone oxidoreductase subunit NuoK, producing MVPITYYLLLAAALFCMGMFGVLVRRNALVVFMCVELMLNAANLTFLAFARMHGDNTGHVSAFFVIAVAAAEAAIGLAIVIAVFRSRGSVLVEDIRTMKH from the coding sequence ATGGTCCCCATCACCTACTACCTCCTGCTTGCCGCCGCGCTGTTCTGCATGGGCATGTTCGGCGTGCTGGTGCGCCGCAATGCCCTGGTCGTCTTCATGTGCGTGGAGCTGATGCTCAACGCGGCGAACCTGACGTTCCTCGCCTTCGCGCGCATGCACGGCGACAACACCGGCCACGTGTCCGCATTCTTCGTCATCGCCGTCGCGGCGGCGGAGGCGGCCATCGGCCTGGCCATCGTCATCGCCGTCTTCCGCAGCCGCGGCAGCGTCCTGGTTGAAGACATCCGGACGATGAAGCACTGA
- the nuoL gene encoding NADH-quinone oxidoreductase subunit L produces the protein MNLAEFFQVAPVPPELLAPSLWLIIALPLLGAFICGVFGRMLGRANVHLIACSAVAGAFVLSVLAFWATSHTGPGTAEGTRRLLAFYRNPFGIEADFVRYALAYDYGTWFAAGDFRVNFGLAVDHLSGILLLVITGVGFLIHLYSTSYMEHDDGYWRYFAYLNLFVAAMLTLVLADNLVLLFVGWEGVGMASYLLIGFWYTDPAKAWAGRKAFVTNRIGDFAFLIGTFLLVLLVSAFTRQANSADYANAGSSGPRYTSSLQEKGPLTFKGLEKLAEGMVDTGTDKVDLTTPIEAGPLEGYTFGGVMTAAMLLFLLGAAGKSAQLPLYVWLPDAMAGPTPVSALIHAATMVTAGVYLFSRMASLLVLSPTAMATVAIIGALTSLLAALIAFAQDDIKKVLAYSTVSQLGIMFMGVGMGIFWAAVLHLVTHAFFKACLFLGAGSVMHGNGDETDIKKLGGLRHEMKWTWGTFLVATLAITGIIPLSGFFSKDAIFHGVHHNHLHGLEWVSGALYYVGLLIAACTAFYMTRLYLLTFEGPRSKEARVAHAHESAWQMTLPLVVLAVLSVLSLVYALPLMRSSGSGQPQPVFENFLSPVFGAMSRIANAAKTAELDTSVPSIVDYVKAWVVALSGGVGAAFLYLRFFPARVGQPVPAFARAVRRTAQNKFYVDELYELVIIRPVKFMSFILFRVVDALLIDTVAVRGTAWVTARVGSALRYVQTGDAQAYAAVMAIALLGGVAYALIQVMQ, from the coding sequence ATGAACCTCGCTGAATTCTTCCAGGTGGCGCCCGTCCCGCCGGAGCTGCTGGCGCCCTCACTGTGGCTCATCATCGCGCTGCCCCTGCTGGGCGCGTTCATCTGTGGCGTGTTCGGCCGGATGCTGGGCCGGGCCAACGTCCACCTCATCGCCTGCTCCGCGGTGGCCGGCGCCTTCGTGCTGAGCGTGCTGGCCTTCTGGGCCACCAGCCACACGGGCCCGGGCACGGCGGAGGGCACGCGACGGCTGCTGGCCTTCTACCGGAACCCCTTCGGCATCGAGGCCGACTTCGTCCGCTACGCGCTGGCGTATGACTACGGCACGTGGTTCGCGGCGGGCGACTTCCGGGTGAACTTCGGGCTGGCGGTGGACCACCTGTCCGGAATCCTGCTGCTGGTCATCACCGGCGTGGGCTTCCTCATCCACCTGTACTCCACCAGCTACATGGAGCACGACGACGGGTACTGGCGGTACTTCGCGTACCTCAACCTCTTCGTCGCGGCGATGCTGACGCTGGTGCTGGCCGACAACCTCGTCCTGCTCTTCGTGGGCTGGGAGGGCGTAGGCATGGCCAGCTACCTGCTCATCGGCTTCTGGTACACGGACCCGGCCAAGGCCTGGGCGGGGCGCAAGGCCTTCGTCACCAATCGCATCGGCGACTTCGCCTTCCTCATCGGCACCTTCCTGCTGGTGCTGCTGGTCTCCGCCTTCACGCGCCAGGCGAACTCCGCCGACTATGCCAACGCCGGCAGCAGCGGCCCGCGCTACACGTCTTCGCTGCAGGAGAAGGGCCCGCTCACCTTCAAGGGCCTGGAGAAGCTGGCCGAGGGCATGGTGGACACGGGCACCGACAAGGTGGACCTGACCACGCCCATCGAGGCCGGCCCGCTGGAGGGCTACACCTTCGGCGGGGTGATGACGGCGGCGATGCTGCTGTTCCTCCTCGGCGCGGCGGGCAAGAGCGCGCAGCTGCCGCTCTACGTCTGGCTGCCGGACGCCATGGCGGGCCCGACGCCGGTCTCCGCCCTCATCCACGCGGCGACGATGGTGACCGCGGGCGTCTACCTCTTCAGCCGCATGGCCTCGCTGCTGGTGCTGAGCCCCACCGCCATGGCCACGGTGGCCATCATCGGCGCGCTCACCTCGCTGCTGGCGGCGCTCATCGCCTTCGCGCAGGACGACATCAAGAAGGTGCTCGCCTACTCCACGGTGTCCCAGCTGGGCATCATGTTCATGGGCGTGGGCATGGGCATCTTCTGGGCGGCGGTGCTGCACCTGGTCACCCACGCCTTCTTCAAGGCCTGCCTCTTCCTGGGCGCCGGCAGCGTCATGCACGGCAACGGGGACGAGACGGACATCAAGAAGCTGGGCGGCCTGCGCCACGAGATGAAGTGGACGTGGGGCACCTTCCTGGTGGCCACGCTGGCGATTACGGGCATCATCCCGCTGTCCGGCTTCTTCTCGAAGGACGCCATCTTCCACGGCGTGCACCACAACCACCTGCACGGGCTGGAGTGGGTGTCCGGCGCCCTCTACTACGTGGGCCTGCTCATCGCCGCGTGCACCGCGTTCTACATGACGCGCCTGTACCTGCTCACCTTCGAGGGTCCCCGCTCGAAGGAGGCCCGGGTGGCGCACGCGCACGAGAGCGCCTGGCAGATGACGCTGCCGCTGGTGGTGCTGGCGGTGCTCAGCGTGCTGTCCCTGGTGTACGCGCTGCCGCTGATGCGCAGCTCGGGCTCGGGCCAGCCGCAGCCGGTCTTCGAGAACTTCCTCAGCCCGGTGTTCGGCGCCATGAGCCGCATCGCCAATGCGGCGAAGACGGCGGAGCTGGACACCAGCGTCCCCAGCATCGTCGACTACGTGAAGGCGTGGGTGGTGGCGCTGTCGGGCGGCGTGGGAGCGGCCTTCCTGTACCTGCGCTTCTTCCCGGCGCGGGTGGGGCAGCCGGTGCCGGCCTTCGCCCGGGCGGTGCGCCGCACGGCGCAGAACAAGTTCTATGTGGATGAGCTGTACGAGCTGGTCATCATCCGGCCCGTGAAGTTCATGAGCTTCATCCTCTTCCGCGTGGTGGACGCGCTCCTCATCGACACCGTGGCCGTGCGCGGCACGGCGTGGGTGACGGCGCGAGTGGGCAGCGCGCTGCGCTACGTGCAGACGGGCGACGCCCAGGCCTACGCCGCAGTGATGGCCATCGCCCTGCTGGGCGGCGTGGCCTACGCCCTCATCCAGGTGATGCAATGA